In Gigantopelta aegis isolate Gae_Host chromosome 6, Gae_host_genome, whole genome shotgun sequence, the following are encoded in one genomic region:
- the LOC121376062 gene encoding cytochrome P450 3A8-like, whose translation MNVIGLLDISEWTLVVAVVVVSYVTYMSWTHGMFRALGIKGPTPLPVLGNSLVQLRMGIHGADVYHMQQYGHVYGSFETRFPVLVVSDAELLKHIMVKDFNNFPNRRDMAEELVGFPISKSLIFTKDDHWRFIRNFITPAFSGAKLKRMVSVLNGANDVLLSQLTAKTKVSAEIDIKKYFEHFIMDFISQAAFGMETQSQLVPNDPFAEHARQVLNCMTLGSPFIIIATFFPFLVPLMSRLGFHLFAEKKTKFFVDVTKEIIAQRKNDKHARERTDFIQVAINAEEEHRHQRNGIADGSSGGGKYKLSDGGGKQQNGHTKGLTDDEINAQALLFFLAGYDTSSTTLSLVVYNLATHPDVQDKLLAEIDELLPEDQPNYDNISKLEYLDMCVSETLRIYPPGLRADRTALQDTEINGVKIPKGLTVAIPIYAIHHDPERWENPEEFDPERFSPENKSKHGPFDYLPFGNGPRSCIGMRLAVLAIKVTLVRVFQKYRFTASQNTQIPLKFSFAGLLRPDKGVWLHAEERT comes from the exons GTACATGTCATGGACTCACGGAATGTTCCGTGCTCTTGGAATCAAAGGTCCTACCCCACTTCCGGTCCTCGGGAATTCCTTAGTTCAGCTCAGAATG gGAATACACGGCGCCGATGTTTACCACATGCAACAATACGGCCACGTTTACGG TTCGTTTGAGACGAGGTTCCCTGTCCTCGTGGTGTCTGACGCTGAACTCCTCAAACACATAATGGTCAAAGATTTCAACAACTTTCCAAACAGAAGG GACATGGCGGAGGAGCTGGTCGGTTTCCCCATCAGCAAGTCTCTCATTTTCACCAAGGACGACCACTGGCGGTTCATCCGCAACTTCATCACGCCGGCCTTCAGCGGAGCCAAACTCAAACGA atgGTGAGCGTACTGAACGGTGCGAATGACGTCTTACTCAGTCAGCTGACGGCCAAGACCAAAGTCAGTGCGGAGATTGATATAAAAAA GTACTTTGAACATTTCATAATGGACTTCATCTCACAGGCGGCCTTTGGTATGGAGACCCAGTCCCAACTTGTCCCCAATGACCCGTTCGCTGAGCATGCGCGTCAGGTACTCAACTGTATGACACTGGGGTCACCATTTATCATCATTGCCA CATTCTTCCCATTTCTGGTTCCATTAATGTCTCGTCTGGGATTTCACCTGTTTGctgaaaagaaaactaaattttttgTGGACGTTACCAAGGAGATTATTGCCCAGCGGAAGAACGACAAACAT GCTCGCGAACGCACCGACTTCATACAAGTGGCCATCAACGCCGAGGAAGAACATCGACACCAGCGTAACGGCATTGCAGACGGCAGCAGCGGCGGCGGCAAGTATAAACTTAGTGATGGTGGCGGGAAACAACAAAATGGACACACTAAAG GTTTGACTGACGACGAGATCAACGCCCAGGCTCTGCTGTTCTTCCTGGCTGGGTACGACACGAGCTCCACCACCCTCTCGCTGGTCGTCTACAACCTGGCCACTCACCCGGATGTGCAGGACAAGCTCCTGGCCGAGATCGACGAACTACTTCCGGAA GATCAACCTAACTACGACAATATCAGCAAACTGGAATATCTCGATATGTGCGTGAGTGAGACGCTGAGAATATATCCACCTGGATTAAG AGCAGACAGGACTGCGCTGCAAGACACGGAAATCAACGGCGTGAAGATCCCTAAGGGTCTCACTGTGGCTATCCCCATCTACGCCATACACCACGACCCGGAGCGATGGGAAAACCCGGAGGAGTTCGACCCTGAGAG ATTTAGCCCCGAGAACAAGAGCAAACACGGACCTTTCGATTACCTCCCTTTTGGCAACGGCCCTAGATCGTGTATCGGGATGAGGCTGGCGGTGTTAGCGATAAAAGTGACGTTAGTTCGAGTCTTCCAGAAATACAGGTTCACCGCCTCACAGAACACGCAG ATACCACTGAAATTTTCTTTCGCTGGATTGCTTCGTCCTGATAAAGGGGTGTGGCTACACGCGGAGGAACGCACGTGA